The segment TCGACTTCATGCAGCTGTGCGCAGAGTAAATGTGGTATGATATCAAATTATCGCGAGATCACAGCTTTCGCCCTACTCTCACGATACTTTGACGTCATGatcgatcggtctgcgcagtgCAGCTCCAGTCATATTCAATGCTTACGTTATTCAACTTTGCTGAAATAATACTATTAAACAGCGACATCTAGAGTTACTACACGAACGTTTTCACAGGTCAATtcaaaaataagaacaaaagcCAGAAATGAATATAGCTTTAATATTTCATCGTGCTCGGAGACAAAATATAACATGAgtaaacaattttcattttctaaaTAATCTTTATAATTCGATCACAAAATTAATATCTTATTCTTTTACACTTTATTAGAAAAAACAaaggacacacacgcacgcacaaatcATTCAAACAAAAACTTTCACAATCTGTGCAACAAAATGTTGTCTGTACAccaaacgcacgcacgcacgcacgcacgcaaacacacacagcccTCATTATATCCGAACAAGAACTGGACATTTTTGAAcgtgaataaaataataaagcatGTAAAAGAAGGAGTAAGGGTTATTCACATAATACCGATATCTCACGTTCAACAGACGTTGTACTGTATTCTGCATGTACACCAGAACACTGGAATAACCATTATATGGCAAATTACACTGCATACTTTTGTTGTTGGTCTGGGATGAAAATTTCcgctgtttatttttaattaaactaaGAGGATATTTGGCAAGATCCATTCTATAACTGAAGGAGAAGTTGTATGTGATTCATGTAGCTGTAAGGCAATTCACAGACAGTTAGACATTCACAAGAGCGTTAAAATGTAATTTGGGCCTTTTCTCCCTTTATTTCCCCTAAAATCCTCACAAAGGTCAGAGGTAAATAACAGGGACAGCCGCTGCAATCTCAGGCCAACAAATGAGGAATTCTGGTACAAGAAGAATCTAAGAATATGACTTCGATAACTAGCGAATCTGGCTCAGTCTAAAACTTAAGCACAATTTCAACGACAATTTTCATTATGTGTGTTTCAATTTCTTGGCTACATTGCACAGATTTTCCGTTTGCCTGTATAACATTAGGTGATACTGTGtttgcacacactcacacacgcacgcacagaaaTCATAGCATCATAAAAAAGCAGCAATGTAGTTCTCCTCGAGTCCTCTGGTGTGTTTCTGTGTACCTGAAACAGCAGGTGTAACCACAGAAGCGCTCCAGTATCTCATGTGTAAGGTAGCGCATGTTTAGTGCACTTGTGTAAAGGCCCTGTGTTCTTAGAGGTCCATATGTCCCGGGTTAAACCAGACTCCTGGGGGTACCGTTCATCGCTGCCGTTTTGAGTCGGACCAGAGCGTTGCCGCTGCTGTGGGGTGGGCTGGACTGCACAGCTGCTACTGTCCTCTGGGTGGCGCTGCTCACCTCAAACACCTCGTGAATGGCCTTTCTGAAGCAGTGGAAATTGTAGTCTATCAAACCTGCGGAATACAGTCGAGGGTCATGTGggcatgtgtgtgtggtacGCGTGTCATCAACGTAAGAAACCTGCGTCATCTGTTCATGACTCTTGACTCTGGTCCAAAAATCAAGGGtgacaaaaatgcaaaactGATGTACGTAAttcataaacatgttaaaatacTTTTCCCTCACAGCTTTATAGATACATTGACAACAAAAtccataaaatacttttttgtacttttgaTTTACACAAAAGTGTGAATCCTGctgcaacatttttttttgtttgctttttgttCAAGCAGACTAACTTAACGTTATTTCAACCAATGATGTGAGACTgtttaaaccagtggttctcaaacttttttgttgtaaggcctactttgtgtagagtgcattgctttgcggccccccaaataaagacttataatcttaaacttaaaattttaattaaaccaagaaaatattcagttaaacaatgctaaaacatcaattcttttggttggtggcgttgtttttctgatgtttgattgcacaaaatttatgataaatatctatatttctaaaatgccacaaaatctgtggccgcCCTGAAACCATCTCGGGGCGCCCgaggaggccacggcccccagtttgagaaccactggtttaaacatgaaatgaaatgtgaagTATTTAGGCTTTACCTTAAACACTTCACATCTTGGAAATGATTGTACAGTCAAAATATGATTTGAAATATTCTGTGCAAAACTGGGCATCAAAGAGGGTTTGCtgtcaataaaacaatgcagatGTAGATCTGCTGCCTAAAAACGAAAAGATTCTTCCTCACCTTTCCTCTCGAAGCTCTCCTCTCTCAGGATGCAGACCAGAGCTAGGAACTTTGTTACCTCTTTGAGGTAAAGCACTGTGGTGTTATTCAGCTTTATAATGGCCAAAGATTCTTTATCGTAAGCGTTGCTGTTGCTGTCGTCCTTCAGTCTGTAAACGCACCAAAAAACAAATCTAACCTTTACACAAGCAGATGACAGaatcatactgtatattcatggTGCACTACAGAAGTGCTAAACAAATAAAGCTAAAGGTCTTCATGATGATTTGGATTATTTGTTTTGGTTTCAATGGTCACAGTTTCTCACCCGTAAATACACGAGACGTCAATGACGACATCGATCATGTCACAGCAGAGCTCGTATGACTGCATGTCCACCGGCGAGCTGTCTGTGGCGATGTAGATCTTACTGACCACGTCAAACAGAAAGGCTTTCTCGATCCCAGAATTCTGAGAGGAAGTCACGTAAGAAACACACTTAGGAAATACAAACGAATGACTGATAAGGCCATTTAGAGTCAACAGTAAGCTAGAGTCGAGCTTAAATACGTTTGGCAAAAGGAAAGCAGCTGTATACGCacagaaataaatatgttgAGGAGGTTTTCCAGCGTGGGCAGCTGAGGAATGAGTTTTTGGACCACCTTACTGAAGGCCTCAAAGATGGAGTGATCATAGATGCTGGTGAGATAGAAACTGAAGCCAAACAAAGAGAAGCATCAGTAATTgacatcatatacagtatatacatcaAACAACATCCAAACATGACAGAAAATGAGTAACAGAAGTTGGATGAGTTTAACACAAAATAGGATAAGAGTGCACAATAATAAAAGTGAAGATCAATATCAACAATGGATTTGTGATGCATAACAGAgtgaaacaaaatatttagGAATATACATTACACATTTCTAAAGACATAACCTGCTGGAGCTTTTCATCTTTTAAGAATCAGATGAGATCAAAATGAGCAACCTTAGGTGAAGCTTTTCCAGACTGGCATCGGCGAGATCATCATTAGCCCTCTGATGAATATCTCTCTGCGTTTCAATCTTATGATCATCAGATAAACCATCCACCTTGTGTATAAACACCTCGAAATTGATTTCTGGGTTTACTCTGAACGCCCGCGACACTGTCAGATGCAGTCGCCCTAATGCCTCTACGTAATCATCctgcagagagacagacagacagagacacaaCATTGAGATAAAGTGAGGTTAATGCCCGGCACAGGGTCAACCCTCATGCCAAAGGAAAAATGATGCCCAGAATGAAATCGGGGACGAATTCAGACATGAACGCTAGAAACAATGATTACGTTCACACTGCAAGCCTTAATGCTCAATTACGCATTGGACCACATATGGAAGTGGCTCAGATCAGATTGAAAAAGTTTGTCCTGTTCACACtgtcatgcagtaaacagatctgggtcacatatgagcaaaaaaatctgattttggtGGCAGTGTGAACGCAGTCAATAACACACTTTTTAagcaacagacagacagacacaacatTTTGTTGGTTTCGGCTCACCTGAGCATCAATGACGAAGATGAGCGCGCCCGTGCCCCTGAAAATCATCTCGTAATCGAAAGTCGGATCGAAAAAGTCGACCTGTCCCGGAAAATCCCATATGTGAAAGTTGACAAAAGAACTGCCAGAGATGTCGTCCTTGCAGATCTTGTTGGTgctctccaggaacagggtctCATTAGGGGACATCTTATGAAACACCACCTGACATTCAAAACGGCAGATATAAGCACTTATAAGACATCTGTTGAGAACACAATATGAACTTTATTTGACtggaaaaacaatttaaatagaTTCTCATAATACACACAGATGATCTGTGTATGCCAAAACATATACAAGTCACTACACGAGAATAACTTATagataaatacagtatacatgCATACAAATATTATACATGAATGATAATGTTTAAACATTTCAAGGAAAAACCTTTGCGACCCATCAgttgtttaccattaaaaccttAACAAACTTTCTTTATGTATTAATGTGTATTAATGACGTTCCCATTCATCAAATAGCATCATACCCAACCCAACACACTACCACAtgaaaaccaatacaatttccATTATAACCATCACATTCTTCAAATTCCTGTAATGATTTACATATTGTAATGTACCAATATTAACGTTGAAAAGTTATTTGTATTATTCAAATACTGTTGTAAAGATCTCTGGAATCACATCTGACCTTCTGGATGGAAGATTTTCCGCTCCGTCTCAGTCCCATCAGCAGAATTCTGGGTTTGTTATCGGCAGATGGAGAGTTTTCCAGGTCTTCCTGCATCATGTCCATGTTCTCCACGCCGTAGCCAAAGTCTTTCGGGAAAGAGTCCACCAGGCTTCCGGCTAGCTGCTCCTCGTAGTCGATCGACATTATAACCCACTTTTAAAAGCTTCCAGATTATTTTAACAGTCTTATTAGGCTATCTGTGTTCCGTTTACCTGATCGATGTGAGATCGGTGTGTAAAAAGGTTTAGTTTGGATACAAATAAATTGGTTTCATAATGAAAAGCGGTTAGCTTGCtgcatcaacacaaacacaaacggGAAGCTGATCACATGACAGGCGCGCAGGAGAACGACTGCAGGCGAGCGGAAGTGTCTACGGCGTGACAGAGGTCTGTCGTGTGAGCGGTCTTTGAATGgagcattttttttacagtttagacAAGAAAACGCACATTTATGAATGATTTTATATCTATATTCTCTTTATTTTATgcaatttctttattttatttcgacCTTTAGTCTGCAATAAAGTTTGATGATAATATGAGGTTATTTCATTCAGACTGCATTCTGAAATAGCCCTGCTTATTGTAGCAATACAAATTATAATGGTTTACAttacaaataccattatgaatcATCAGAATTCCTGTATGTGGTGTGTTTGGgtcttattccagtaggattttaTGGTGTTCTGTCGGGTCTCATCCGCCAGAAAGCACCTCACAAAGCCAACACTTTACCAGCAGAAAGCAACAAAGACCATTATATTTTCGATTTAAATCAACGCAATTCCTATTATAACGTGTTGGAGGACGTCCAGCAGGGAGCGCTCGTGAACGCGCACATATGACTCGCCCTCCGCTTACTGCAGCAGAAGAAGGAACAGCAGCTGTGTTTTCAGGAAAAGCGTTTGTATTTGACAATATGTGAGTAAAAACACAAATCTTTACCTTTGTTCAAcgataatatattattttgaataaatattaCAGTTTCAGTTTGAAGCGTTTTCCGGAGTTTAGTTTCGGGGGTTGTTTCACATGGACACCTGCTTCTGTTTTTAAAGATGCTTCATTCTGAAATAACGTACATTAAAACCAacacaaatattaaatatttatacaatctattaaataaacacaaaccatCTATTACTTTATGAAATGAGAGTGGTTTAATTTGGGAATAGAGGTTGTCTTGCATTGTTGACCA is part of the Triplophysa rosa linkage group LG16, Trosa_1v2, whole genome shotgun sequence genome and harbors:
- the rragcb gene encoding ras-related GTP binding Cb → MSIDYEEQLAGSLVDSFPKDFGYGVENMDMMQEDLENSPSADNKPRILLMGLRRSGKSSIQKVVFHKMSPNETLFLESTNKICKDDISGSSFVNFHIWDFPGQVDFFDPTFDYEMIFRGTGALIFVIDAQDDYVEALGRLHLTVSRAFRVNPEINFEVFIHKVDGLSDDHKIETQRDIHQRANDDLADASLEKLHLSFYLTSIYDHSIFEAFSKVVQKLIPQLPTLENLLNIFISNSGIEKAFLFDVVSKIYIATDSSPVDMQSYELCCDMIDVVIDVSCIYGLKDDSNSNAYDKESLAIIKLNNTTVLYLKEVTKFLALVCILREESFERKGLIDYNFHCFRKAIHEVFEVSSATQRTVAAVQSSPPHSSGNALVRLKTAAMNGTPRSLV